In Leptodesmis sichuanensis A121, the following are encoded in one genomic region:
- a CDS encoding J domain-containing protein, whose amino-acid sequence MNVADCYRVLELRSGASLDDIKVAYRRLARQFHPDMSAGDQRSQDKFIEITAAYKFLLNRINGSEADLWPSSPPPAAKPAKPPRPVSTHTQAVRKAVQIQTDPSLSPLDNELKRTSYHQLQQLLRTQKFPRAIALVEGLARRLPQDLEVMQWQAIVYQQWGRQLVRDRQPDKARLYLKKALQTDPHNRSLWAEVEKDFRSIERHC is encoded by the coding sequence ATGAACGTTGCGGACTGTTATCGAGTGTTGGAGTTAAGATCAGGCGCTTCTCTGGACGATATCAAAGTCGCTTATCGTCGACTGGCGAGGCAATTCCACCCAGACATGAGTGCTGGAGATCAGCGATCGCAGGATAAGTTCATTGAAATTACGGCAGCTTACAAATTTCTGCTGAACCGGATAAACGGGTCTGAAGCCGATCTCTGGCCCAGTTCCCCGCCGCCAGCCGCTAAGCCTGCTAAACCACCCCGCCCCGTTTCAACGCACACTCAAGCGGTTCGCAAAGCCGTTCAAATTCAGACTGATCCCAGTCTGTCTCCGCTGGACAATGAGCTAAAAAGAACCTCCTACCACCAGTTGCAACAGTTGCTCAGAACTCAAAAATTTCCCAGAGCGATCGCCCTGGTGGAAGGGTTAGCCCGACGGTTACCTCAAGACCTGGAAGTCATGCAGTGGCAGGCGATCGTGTATCAGCAATGGGGACGGCAACTGGTGCGCGATCGCCAACCGGATAAAGCAAGGCTGTATTTAAAGAAAGCGTTGCAAACGGATCCTCATAACCGGTCTTTGTGGGCAGAGGTAGAGAAAGATTTCCGCAGTATCGAACGTCACTGTTGA
- a CDS encoding ATP-dependent Clp protease proteolytic subunit — translation MPIGIPSVPYRLPGSSYEQWINIYERLFRERIIFLSEEVDDGIANAIVAYLLYLDSEDQTKPIYLYINSPGGSVTAGMAIYDTMQHIKSEVVTICVGLAASMGAFLLAAGSKGKRLALPHARIMIHQPLGGSRGQATDIEIEAKEILRIRHQLNEILAERTGQPLSKIEKDTDRDYFMSAQEAKEYGLIDQVIETVTQQ, via the coding sequence ATGCCTATTGGTATTCCTAGCGTTCCTTACCGTCTTCCCGGTAGCTCTTATGAACAGTGGATCAATATCTACGAGCGCCTGTTCCGGGAGCGAATTATCTTTTTGTCTGAAGAAGTGGATGATGGCATTGCCAATGCGATCGTTGCCTATCTGCTCTACCTTGATTCTGAGGATCAGACCAAGCCGATTTATCTGTACATCAACTCTCCCGGTGGCTCTGTGACTGCAGGAATGGCGATTTACGACACAATGCAGCACATCAAGTCAGAAGTCGTCACTATCTGTGTCGGCTTGGCGGCTTCCATGGGAGCCTTTCTGCTGGCAGCAGGCAGCAAAGGGAAGCGATTGGCCCTGCCCCATGCCCGGATTATGATTCACCAGCCGCTGGGCGGTAGCCGGGGACAGGCTACGGACATTGAAATTGAAGCGAAGGAAATTTTGCGAATTCGCCATCAGTTGAATGAAATTCTTGCTGAACGCACCGGACAACCACTGTCCAAGATTGAGAAAGATACCGATCGCGATTACTTCATGTCGGCTCAGGAGGCCAAAGAATACGGGTTAATCGACCAGGTGATTGAAACCGTCACCCAACAGTAA
- a CDS encoding ATP-dependent Clp protease proteolytic subunit, producing MSVDEIMRVPYNIPGSPYWQWINIYTRLSQERIIFLNQPLSHGLANSLISALLYLDSEDQTKPIYIYINSYGDPVAMGMTNESAGMMSVNAGLSLYDTMQHVKSEIITICLGQAIGMSAVLLAAGTKGKRGSLPHAMIALNHPLVGTQGQATDIQINAQEVLAKRHLVHEILSQTTGQPIEKIAKDMDRTFYMTPQEAKDYGLIDHVLTSPKELATKAA from the coding sequence ATGTCTGTTGATGAAATCATGCGCGTTCCCTATAACATCCCTGGCAGTCCCTACTGGCAGTGGATCAATATCTATACGCGCCTCAGCCAGGAACGAATCATCTTCCTGAACCAGCCCCTTTCCCACGGATTGGCTAACTCCCTGATTTCGGCTCTGCTGTATCTGGATTCTGAGGATCAAACCAAACCGATTTACATCTACATCAATTCCTACGGCGATCCGGTCGCGATGGGAATGACCAACGAATCGGCAGGGATGATGTCGGTGAATGCTGGACTGTCCCTCTATGACACGATGCAGCACGTCAAGTCGGAAATCATCACGATTTGTCTGGGACAGGCGATCGGTATGTCTGCTGTCCTGTTAGCCGCGGGAACCAAGGGCAAACGGGGGAGTCTGCCCCATGCCATGATTGCCCTCAACCATCCGCTCGTCGGCACCCAGGGACAGGCCACCGATATCCAAATCAATGCCCAGGAAGTATTGGCGAAACGGCACCTGGTTCACGAGATTTTGTCTCAAACCACGGGCCAGCCAATAGAAAAGATTGCCAAAGATATGGATCGCACCTTCTACATGACTCCCCAAGAGGCCAAAGACTACGGCTTGATTGATCACGTTCTCACCAGTCCCAAAGAGTTAGCGACTAAAGCAGCTTAA
- a CDS encoding ATP-dependent Clp protease proteolytic subunit, which produces MAPIQAVQSPYYGDSSYRTPPPDLPSLLLKERIIYLGLPLVSSDDFKRQLGVDVTKLIIAQLLYLQFSDPEKPIYFYINSTGTSWYTGDAIGQDTEAFAICDTMNYIKPPVHTICIGQAMGTAALILSSGTKGFRASLPHATIVLNQPKIGMGRGQATDIQIRAKEVLENKAALLDILSKNTGQPPEKIAKDTDRMLYMTPQQAKEYGLIDKVLESTKDLPKPVPALI; this is translated from the coding sequence ATGGCACCGATTCAGGCTGTTCAATCTCCTTACTATGGAGACTCGTCTTATCGCACTCCCCCTCCAGACCTGCCGTCCCTGTTGTTGAAGGAGCGGATTATCTATCTGGGATTGCCGCTCGTATCGTCAGACGATTTTAAACGGCAGCTAGGGGTTGATGTGACCAAGCTGATTATTGCTCAACTGTTGTATCTCCAGTTTTCTGATCCCGAAAAGCCGATCTACTTCTACATCAACTCTACCGGAACCTCCTGGTACACGGGCGACGCGATCGGTCAGGATACGGAAGCCTTCGCCATTTGCGACACCATGAATTACATCAAACCGCCCGTTCACACTATCTGTATCGGTCAGGCAATGGGAACCGCGGCCCTGATTCTGTCCTCTGGAACAAAGGGCTTCCGTGCCAGCCTGCCCCATGCCACGATCGTCCTTAACCAACCCAAAATCGGGATGGGTCGCGGTCAGGCCACCGATATTCAGATTCGGGCCAAAGAAGTGCTGGAAAACAAAGCGGCTCTGCTAGATATCCTGTCCAAAAACACCGGGCAGCCTCCCGAAAAGATCGCCAAAGACACCGATCGTATGCTGTATATGACTCCGCAGCAAGCGAAAGAGTACGGCCTGATTGACAAAGTTTTGGAAAGCACCAAAGACTTACCAAAACCTGTTCCTGCTCTCATTTAA
- a CDS encoding vWA domain-containing protein: MKVGLQFALSDASVDATQAINQRQLSVSVSAIADETHRSVPLNLCLILDHSGSMSGHPMDMVREAAQRLMDRLSLGDRISIIGFNHKAKVLVPNQELENPISIKLQIDQLQASGGTAIDEGLRLGIEELAKAKQGTISQIFLLTDGENEHGDNDRCLKLAKLAADYNLTLSTLGFGSEWNQDILEKIADTGRGTMSYIQQPEDAVAEFGRMLSRMQTVGLTNGYLLLSLMPGVRLAEMKPIAQVAPDAIELPVQQEGTQYVVRLGDLMVEVPRVVLVNLYLNQMAVGQQAIARIQARYDDPASQQEGLSTDSLTVYADYVSNYQPNPDPQVQRHILALAKYRQTQIAENKLQQGDLAGAATMLQTAANTALQMGDEGAATVLQDNATRLQQGETLSESDRKKTRMVSKTTLQ, from the coding sequence ATGAAAGTCGGGTTACAGTTTGCTCTCAGTGATGCCAGTGTGGATGCAACACAGGCGATCAACCAGCGGCAATTGTCAGTATCCGTGTCGGCGATCGCGGATGAGACTCATCGTAGTGTGCCATTGAATCTGTGCTTAATTCTGGATCACAGTGGTTCCATGTCCGGGCATCCGATGGATATGGTAAGGGAAGCCGCTCAACGGTTGATGGATCGGCTATCGCTGGGCGATCGCATTTCCATTATCGGGTTCAATCACAAAGCGAAGGTGCTGGTACCCAATCAGGAACTGGAAAATCCGATCAGCATTAAGCTGCAAATCGACCAACTGCAAGCCAGTGGAGGTACTGCGATCGATGAAGGTTTGCGCCTGGGCATTGAGGAGTTAGCCAAAGCCAAGCAAGGAACCATTTCGCAAATTTTCTTGCTGACGGATGGGGAAAATGAGCATGGGGACAATGATCGCTGTCTGAAACTGGCTAAACTGGCCGCAGATTACAACCTCACCCTCAGTACCCTGGGCTTTGGCAGTGAGTGGAATCAGGACATTTTGGAAAAAATTGCCGATACAGGACGGGGCACTATGTCCTACATCCAGCAACCAGAAGATGCGGTGGCAGAGTTCGGTCGGATGCTGAGTCGGATGCAAACGGTGGGTCTGACCAATGGCTATTTGTTGCTCTCGCTTATGCCCGGAGTCCGACTGGCGGAAATGAAGCCGATCGCCCAGGTGGCTCCCGATGCGATCGAACTGCCTGTGCAGCAGGAAGGTACGCAATACGTGGTGCGGTTAGGTGATCTGATGGTAGAGGTGCCCAGAGTGGTGCTGGTGAATCTATACCTGAATCAAATGGCCGTTGGGCAACAGGCGATCGCCCGCATTCAAGCCCGCTATGATGATCCGGCTTCGCAGCAGGAAGGACTCTCGACCGACTCGCTGACCGTATATGCCGATTATGTCAGCAACTATCAGCCCAATCCCGACCCGCAGGTACAGCGTCATATCCTGGCTCTGGCCAAATACCGCCAAACGCAAATTGCCGAAAACAAACTGCAACAGGGCGATCTGGCTGGGGCCGCAACGATGCTCCAAACGGCTGCCAATACCGCTCTGCAAATGGGGGATGAAGGAGCCGCCACGGTGTTACAGGACAATGCTACCCGCCTGCAGCAGGGGGAAACTTTGTCGGAGAGCGATCGCAAAAAGACTCGCATGGTGTCCAAAACCACGTTGCAATAG